From a single Halorussus limi genomic region:
- a CDS encoding universal stress protein, giving the protein MERALAVVDAEESTKALVREAGELAAAVDAELVLLHVTTNDEYEKTRQTMESIPNDVVGYSAEQARVGAENFAADIGREVLDGVDVEWEAVGALGDEQNQILQTADQRDCDHLFIAGEKRSPAGKALFGDLTQSIILNFDGPVTVVTE; this is encoded by the coding sequence ATGGAACGCGCACTCGCAGTCGTCGACGCCGAGGAGTCCACGAAGGCGCTAGTCCGCGAGGCGGGCGAACTCGCCGCCGCCGTGGACGCCGAACTGGTACTGCTCCACGTCACGACGAACGACGAGTACGAGAAGACCAGACAGACGATGGAGTCGATTCCGAACGACGTCGTCGGCTACTCGGCCGAACAGGCCCGGGTCGGCGCCGAGAACTTCGCCGCCGACATCGGCCGCGAGGTGCTGGACGGCGTCGACGTCGAGTGGGAGGCGGTCGGCGCACTCGGCGACGAGCAGAACCAGATTCTCCAGACCGCCGACCAGCGCGACTGCGACCACCTGTTCATCGCGGGCGAGAAGCGCTCGCCCGCCGGGAAGGCGCTGTTCGGCGACCTGACACAGTCGATAATCCTCAACTTCGACGGTCCGGTCACCGTCGTGACCGAGTAG
- a CDS encoding alkaline phosphatase D family protein codes for MSEQSTRRDVLKAASAATLGSALSALAAADAAAPRLVPEPLGGTDSFEIERERATSVFPHSVASGGPTPSGVLLWTRLDREAYSEGTKLGVEVAADEAFDDTVYRGTVPAGRVGPKRDYTATVDLDGELSADSRYFYRFVYDGAASEVGRCRTLPKPDASPDSLSLAVASCNHYLQGYFGAFARVAEEDVDFLVHLGDFIYEEGGDGVGDRSLDLPTGHQKAHGLADFRYLYRQYRSDEFLRRALRNHTMIHTWDDHEIVGDRWWDYDANAPATEKHPRGDDPEFMRRLYVDGIRAYTEYVPVRARYEPSGEELAPDAIRENFELYRSFEFGDLADLFVTDERLYRSTPPGTEGKTVAVPVENAVENPGRTMLGGDQRSWFRSGMADSDARWKLWGNEVLAAAFRFFQDGQITVNADAWDGYRTERERILSGLADAGVENVVALTGDMHSYLAGYLLTSYELTAGGGGGSGDGSGERVGVEFMAPAVSSDNLVASGQLPDEGTDALVAALRAENPHVQWFDSSHWGYAVVDVTREELTYSAYAVDRSTDAADASKELLRRYRVPAGSVEMKRVDGEGGGGSDNDSNATGASDENDSSGGNESQ; via the coding sequence GTGTCAGAACAGTCGACGCGCCGCGACGTGTTGAAAGCGGCGAGCGCGGCCACGCTCGGGTCCGCGCTGTCGGCGCTCGCCGCGGCGGACGCCGCGGCCCCGCGACTCGTCCCGGAACCGCTCGGCGGGACCGACAGCTTCGAAATCGAACGCGAGCGGGCGACGTCGGTGTTTCCCCACTCGGTCGCCAGCGGCGGGCCGACCCCGAGCGGCGTCCTGCTCTGGACCCGACTCGACCGGGAGGCGTACTCGGAGGGGACGAAACTCGGCGTCGAAGTCGCCGCGGACGAGGCGTTCGACGACACCGTCTATCGGGGGACGGTTCCGGCCGGGCGGGTCGGCCCGAAGCGCGACTACACCGCGACGGTGGATTTGGACGGCGAGCTGAGCGCGGACAGCCGTTACTTCTACCGGTTCGTCTACGACGGCGCGGCCAGCGAGGTGGGTCGGTGTCGAACGCTCCCGAAACCCGACGCGAGTCCCGACTCGCTCAGTCTCGCCGTCGCGTCGTGCAACCACTACCTGCAGGGCTACTTCGGCGCGTTCGCCCGGGTCGCCGAGGAAGACGTCGACTTCCTCGTCCACCTCGGAGATTTCATCTACGAGGAGGGCGGCGACGGCGTCGGCGACCGGTCGCTCGACCTGCCGACCGGGCACCAGAAGGCCCACGGTCTGGCCGACTTCCGGTACCTCTACCGGCAGTACCGGTCCGACGAGTTCCTCCGGCGCGCGCTCCGCAACCACACCATGATTCACACGTGGGACGACCACGAAATCGTCGGCGACAGGTGGTGGGACTACGACGCGAACGCCCCGGCGACCGAGAAACACCCCCGCGGCGACGACCCGGAGTTCATGCGCCGCCTGTACGTCGACGGGATTCGGGCCTACACCGAGTACGTCCCGGTCCGTGCGCGCTACGAACCCTCCGGCGAGGAACTCGCGCCCGACGCCATCCGGGAGAACTTCGAACTGTACCGGTCGTTCGAGTTCGGCGACCTCGCGGACCTGTTCGTGACCGACGAGCGCCTCTACCGGTCGACGCCGCCGGGGACCGAGGGGAAGACCGTCGCCGTCCCGGTCGAGAACGCCGTCGAGAACCCCGGCCGGACGATGCTCGGGGGCGACCAGCGGTCGTGGTTCCGCTCGGGGATGGCCGACTCGGACGCCCGGTGGAAGCTCTGGGGCAACGAGGTGCTGGCGGCCGCGTTCCGGTTCTTCCAGGACGGCCAGATAACGGTCAACGCCGACGCGTGGGACGGCTACCGGACCGAGCGCGAGCGCATCCTGTCGGGTCTCGCGGACGCTGGCGTCGAGAACGTCGTCGCGCTGACCGGCGACATGCACAGCTATCTCGCCGGCTACCTGCTAACGAGTTACGAACTGACCGCCGGGGGAGGCGGCGGTTCCGGGGACGGGAGCGGCGAGCGGGTCGGCGTCGAGTTCATGGCCCCTGCGGTCAGCAGCGACAACCTCGTGGCGAGCGGACAGTTGCCCGACGAAGGGACCGACGCCCTCGTCGCCGCGCTCCGGGCGGAGAACCCGCACGTCCAGTGGTTCGACAGCAGTCACTGGGGCTACGCGGTCGTGGACGTGACCCGCGAGGAACTCACCTACTCGGCCTACGCCGTGGACCGGAGCACGGACGCGGCCGACGCGTCGAAGGAACTCCTCCGCCGGTATCGAGTGCCCGCGGGGTCGGTCGAGATGAAGCGAGTGGACGGCGAGGGCGGCGGCGGGAGCGATAACGACAGTAACGCAACCGGCGCAAGCGACGAAAACGACAGTAGCGGTGGCAACGAGAGCCAGTAG
- a CDS encoding DUF7503 family protein, translated as MSVMPETEDITGWLAEHPRTMGALFTLILLLSQVGNVAAGSAGARFGP; from the coding sequence ATGTCTGTGATGCCAGAAACGGAGGATATCACGGGATGGCTCGCAGAGCATCCGAGGACAATGGGCGCGCTCTTCACGCTGATACTACTGCTGTCGCAGGTGGGGAACGTGGCGGCAGGGTCTGCAGGAGCTAGGTTTGGGCCTTAA